The following coding sequences lie in one Helicobacter kayseriensis genomic window:
- a CDS encoding autotransporter outer membrane beta-barrel domain-containing protein, whose translation MFTPPPYKTLRGKTLLALALSQILLNAQISALDQVEIPQDAIVFEARPNGEPSGMPSFTNSGNNYAKFDATSLTFSVSEANTLGKTPISPNSTIVFRTHIDSNKGYHWYQGLDGVSMSGSSDSWKTPRHISIDAPTSKIVLESIDPNAQIIEGSPGTKKSPAFGEGGSDITIIAKELHIGSGKYAHKDLFSFMSGGKNTENAPAQFSAINTSDGKASKIAIQAHTFVHTDGVLAVGSQKGDYSFTLEGDLSVLGGGVGVAGMGEGNTPNFHVNGDVYFKDAKILTFIPQSGTIKPWKLLSANGNIRLEGTQNVTGMLALMLQDFVDIAPDHKDYGWALQIKSDLYAYSVKQSDSAIYITPKLNENVKKENIVKLVNDGKNQLALNYYRFYKDNSNKDQAVTQALSTYLTSQGINPDTGEAIIPAESLSYQDHFFNHESLLQETFSTSSKTTLSNNAQITTSGFDSIDVKLDLIKDGFNNALAESIKNSSNDLLAVNFVNTLSQPFNNVPIDLLDEIKSNTLSSSQTNSLYQEIQENLGAKLSIAQRLSSYSFADLKASTSSSGFSSLEKGILSSSSSMAQEDSQLSIPNPSNLSSLWFNLLGGANMNGSEAGGSFGFNLGYDKLLGQTVLGAYLSYNYLNLKDLALEANTHAFETGLYLRSDFSSNQIDFTLRTLFASNAISKTTQALESKTDSKTIHSFTQAYLSYGYNIVFRSFEAKPYLGVNASFAYTPSYEESGDIPLGFDSQINVSLGASVGVEFKKYFSNSSFFYIIPSIEQTLLDTQKELRLSMSNLPTQILNLDSSLKTYAQILLGGEIALNSSWGLNLSLGVKQNISGSKDIKGDYKNQTMLIGSVGGVWRF comes from the coding sequence TTGTTTACCCCCCCCCCTTACAAGACCCTTAGAGGCAAAACACTTCTAGCTTTAGCCCTTTCCCAAATTCTTTTGAATGCTCAGATTTCAGCTCTAGATCAAGTAGAAATTCCTCAAGATGCAATTGTTTTTGAGGCTCGGCCCAATGGAGAACCAAGTGGTATGCCAAGTTTCACAAACTCAGGAAATAATTATGCAAAGTTTGATGCTACAAGTTTAACTTTTAGCGTGAGTGAGGCAAATACTCTAGGAAAAACACCAATCTCTCCAAATTCTACGATTGTGTTTAGAACACATATTGATTCCAATAAGGGTTATCATTGGTATCAAGGACTTGATGGAGTGAGCATGAGTGGAAGTAGCGATTCTTGGAAAACCCCACGACATATTTCCATCGATGCTCCCACCTCAAAAATTGTTTTAGAATCCATAGATCCAAATGCACAAATTATTGAAGGAAGTCCTGGAACAAAGAAATCCCCTGCTTTTGGAGAAGGGGGAAGTGATATAACAATCATTGCCAAAGAGCTCCACATCGGTAGTGGAAAATATGCTCATAAGGATCTTTTCTCTTTTATGAGTGGAGGGAAAAATACAGAAAATGCACCAGCTCAATTTTCGGCCATAAATACTTCTGATGGCAAAGCATCAAAGATAGCAATCCAAGCTCATACCTTTGTGCATACAGATGGAGTTCTTGCCGTTGGGAGTCAAAAGGGAGATTATAGTTTTACACTTGAAGGAGATTTGAGCGTGCTTGGAGGGGGAGTGGGTGTTGCAGGTATGGGAGAGGGGAATACTCCAAACTTTCATGTCAATGGAGATGTGTATTTTAAAGATGCAAAGATTTTGACTTTTATCCCCCAAAGTGGAACGATCAAGCCTTGGAAACTTTTGAGTGCAAATGGAAATATCAGACTAGAAGGGACGCAGAATGTGACGGGGATGCTAGCTTTGATGCTTCAAGATTTTGTAGATATTGCTCCAGATCATAAAGATTATGGTTGGGCTCTTCAGATTAAAAGTGATTTATATGCGTATTCTGTGAAGCAGTCAGATTCTGCAATCTATATCACACCTAAGCTCAATGAAAATGTTAAAAAAGAGAATATTGTCAAGCTGGTCAATGATGGGAAAAATCAACTTGCATTGAATTATTATCGGTTTTATAAAGATAATTCCAATAAAGATCAGGCAGTGACTCAAGCCCTCTCCACCTACCTCACTTCTCAAGGAATCAACCCCGATACTGGAGAAGCTATCATTCCAGCTGAATCTTTATCCTATCAAGATCATTTTTTCAATCACGAATCTCTCTTGCAAGAAACTTTTTCTACATCTTCTAAAACAACTCTTTCAAATAACGCTCAAATCACCACCTCAGGCTTTGATAGCATTGATGTCAAACTTGATCTTATTAAAGATGGATTCAATAATGCTCTAGCTGAGAGTATTAAAAACTCTAGCAATGATCTCTTAGCTGTCAATTTTGTCAATACTCTCTCTCAGCCTTTTAATAACGTGCCTATTGATTTGCTCGATGAAATAAAATCCAATACCCTTTCTTCTTCTCAAACAAATTCTCTTTATCAAGAGATTCAAGAAAATTTAGGAGCCAAGCTTTCTATTGCCCAAAGATTATCAAGCTATTCTTTTGCTGATCTCAAAGCTTCTACTTCAAGCTCTGGTTTTTCAAGTTTAGAAAAGGGAATCTTATCTAGCTCTTCATCTATGGCACAAGAAGATTCTCAATTAAGCATTCCCAATCCTTCCAATCTCTCTTCACTTTGGTTTAACCTCTTGGGTGGAGCAAACATGAATGGAAGTGAAGCGGGAGGAAGTTTTGGTTTCAATTTGGGCTATGACAAGCTTTTGGGGCAAACAGTCTTGGGAGCTTATCTTTCTTATAACTATTTGAATCTCAAAGATTTGGCTTTAGAGGCAAATACTCATGCATTTGAAACTGGGCTATATCTAAGGAGTGATTTTTCTTCCAATCAAATTGATTTTACTTTAAGAACTCTCTTTGCCTCAAACGCAATTTCAAAAACAACACAAGCCCTAGAATCAAAAACAGATTCAAAGACAATCCATTCTTTCACTCAAGCGTATTTGAGTTATGGATATAACATTGTCTTTAGAAGTTTTGAAGCCAAGCCCTATCTTGGAGTAAATGCTAGCTTTGCTTATACTCCAAGCTATGAAGAGAGTGGAGATATTCCACTAGGCTTTGATTCTCAAATCAATGTTTCTCTTGGTGCAAGTGTAGGGGTGGAGTTTAAAAAATATTTCTCCAACTCTTCTTTCTTTTATATCATCCCAAGTATTGAGCAAACCCTCCTTGATACACAAAAAGAATTAAGGCTTTCTATGTCAAATCTTCCCACACAAATTCTTAATCTTGATTCATCTCTAAAAACTTATGCTCAGATTC